The genomic interval CGCCATCCAAGTATTGGCGTTGACGGTCGCGTTGGCCAGGATCGCCTGATAGTTCTTCGGCAGCGCGTTCCACTTGTCCAGGTTGACCATGGCGTGCACGGTCGGACCGCCTTCCCAGAAGCCCGGATAATAGTAGTACTTGGCGACCTTCGCGAAACCGAGCTTCTCGTCGTCATACGGGCCGACCCACTCGGCGGCGTCGATGGTGCCCTTCTCCAACGCGGGATAGATGTCGCCGCCGGCGAGCTGCTGCGGCACGACACCGACTTTCTGGAGGACCTGGCCGGCGATACCGCCGATGCGGAATTTCAGGCCGGAGAGGTCGGCAACGGTCTTGATCTCCTTGCGGAACCAGCCGCCCATCTGGGTGCCGGTGTTGCCGCAGGGGAAGCCGATCACGTTCGACTTCTTGAAGAACTCGTTGGCGAGCTCGTTGCCGCCGCCCTGGAAGAGCCAGGAGTTCTGCTGGCGCGCATTGAGCCCGAACGGCACCGCGGAGTAGATCGCGAAGGTCGGGTCCTTGCCGACATAGTAGTAAGAGACGGTGTGGCACATCTCGACCGTGCCGTTCGATGTCGCGTCGAGCGCCTGCAGGCCCGGAGCGACTTCACCGGCGGCGAAGACCTGGATCTGGAATTTGCCGTCGGTCATTTCGGAGACGTATTTGGCCACCTGCTCGGCGCCGCCATAGATGGTATCGAGCGATTTCGGGAAGCTCGAAGTCAGACGCCACTTCACCTCGGGCATCGATTGGGCAATCGCCGGCGAGGCCACCGCGGCGGTCGCCGCCGCGCCTGCTGCCGACACTTTCAGGAAATCACGACGCTTCATCTTCAGGTCTCTCCTTGTTGGGGCGTTTCCCCGACTTCTCTTTTTGCTGCCGCTCCGGCGATGCGCTGGCAAAGCCGCATCGAACCGAAGGCGCTTGACTGCCGGGGGCGTTTAACACGGATGCCCCCGGTTACGAAACGCGACAATGGCATGACTGGACCGTACGAAAGTCGCATGCCCCGCCGGGCCGGTTCAGGCCACCGAGATCGCGCCTTTGAGCTGGTCGCGGACCCCTCCGGCAATGGCGCGGTAGATGGCCGCATGGGGGCCATCGGGCTCGCTGTCGACCACCGGATTCCCGGCGTCCGAGGTCGAGCGAATCGCCATGTGCAGCGGGATTTCGCCCAGGAAGGGCACGCCGAGCTTATCGGCCTCGTGCCGCGCTCCGCCATGGCCGAAAATGTCCGACTTTGTGCCGCAATGGGGGCACTGGAAATAGCTCATGTTCTCGACGATGCCGAGCACGGGCACGTTGACCTTCTTGAACATGGCAAGGCCCCGCCGCGCATCGATCAGGGACAGGTCCTGCGGGGTGGAAACGATCACCGCGCCCTTGAGGGGGACGTTCTGGGCGAGCGTGAGCTGGGCGTCGCCCGTGCCGGGCGGCATGTCGACGA from Bradyrhizobium arachidis carries:
- a CDS encoding TRAP transporter substrate-binding protein; this encodes MKRRDFLKVSAAGAAATAAVASPAIAQSMPEVKWRLTSSFPKSLDTIYGGAEQVAKYVSEMTDGKFQIQVFAAGEVAPGLQALDATSNGTVEMCHTVSYYYVGKDPTFAIYSAVPFGLNARQQNSWLFQGGGNELANEFFKKSNVIGFPCGNTGTQMGGWFRKEIKTVADLSGLKFRIGGIAGQVLQKVGVVPQQLAGGDIYPALEKGTIDAAEWVGPYDDEKLGFAKVAKYYYYPGFWEGGPTVHAMVNLDKWNALPKNYQAILANATVNANTWMAARYDMLNPTALKRLVAGGTQLRPFTNEVLEACLKATNELWAEISAKNPDFKKSIDAMQAYRSDEYLWWQVAEYTYDSFMIRSRTRG